A genomic stretch from Arachis stenosperma cultivar V10309 chromosome 3, arast.V10309.gnm1.PFL2, whole genome shotgun sequence includes:
- the LOC130967529 gene encoding uncharacterized protein LOC130967529, whose product MGLQEKLEKCQSTVSSIAASKPAATQKSSSTPTAAALAATSANGRSNIAASAVKFSNDTERLQHINSIRKSPVGAQMKRVIHLLYETRQALTPEQINEACYVDMKANKDVFDNLRKNPKVNYDGQCFSYKSKHNLKDKIQLLHLIRKFPEGIAVIDLKDSYPTVMEDMQALKAVRQIWLLSNFDSQEDIAYPNDPRVPIKVDDDLKQLFRNIELPRDMIDIEKDLQKNGMKPATNTAKRRSAAQIQGISPKPKVKKSRREINSRTKLTNAHLPELFQKLIN is encoded by the exons ATGGGGTTGCAAGAGAAGCTGGAGAAGTGTCAATCAACGGTATCGAGCATTGCAGCAAGCAAGCCTGCTGCAACCCAAAAGTCATCTTCAACCCCAACAGCAGCTGCACTGGCTGCTACCTCAGCCAATGGAAGGAGCAACATAGCAGCCTCTGCTGTCAAATTCTCCAATGATACAGAGAGGCTTCAGCATATTAACAGCATACGCAAATCCCCTGTCGGTGCTCAGATGAAGCGTGTAATCCATCTCCTGTATGAG ACCCGGCAGGCTTTGACGCCAGAGCAAATAAATGAAGCTTGCTATGTTGATATGAAGGCTAATAAAGATGTTTTTGACAATCTGAGGAAAAACCCGAAAGTAAATTATGATGGGCAATGTTTCTCTTACAAG TCAAAGCATAACCTTAAGGACAAAATTCAGCTTCTTCACCTGATACGTAAGTTTCCAGAGGGCATTGCCGTCATTGATCTAAAGGATTCTTACCCAACTGTGATGGAAGACATGCAG GCTTTGAAAGCTGTGAGGCAGATTTGGCTGCTATCGAATTTCGATTCACAGGAAGACATTGCGTACCCCAATGACCCCAGAGTGCCCATTAAGGTGGATGATGACCTTAAACAGCTCTTCCGTAATATCGAATTACCCCGCGATATGATAGATATAGAGAAGGATCTTCAAAAGAATGGAATGAAGCCTGCTACCAACACTGCAAAGAGGAGGAGTGCAGCACAAATTCAAGGCATCTCTCCCAAGCCAAAGGTTAAGAAATCTAGGCGAGAAATCAACAGCAGGACCAAGCTCACCAATGCCCATCTTCCAGAGCTTTTCCAGAAATTGATTAATTGA